One Rosa chinensis cultivar Old Blush chromosome 3, RchiOBHm-V2, whole genome shotgun sequence DNA window includes the following coding sequences:
- the LOC112194116 gene encoding putative receptor protein kinase ZmPK1, producing MPSLKQGNSLKVEEESNFLVSPNGTFSSGFYKVGANASCYSIWFTNSADKTVVWMANRDKPVSERRSKLTLHGNGNLVLTDALGSVVWSTNTISKEVMELQLLETGNLVLRNQDDRIIWQSFDSPTDTLLPSQPLTKNTTLVSMRSQGTYLSGFYNFKFDDNSILFLIYNGPILSSVYWPQIVSTVFESGRNPYNSSRVAILDVAGQFISSDNMQFYASDYGVGPKRRLTMDYDGILRLYSLDESAGNWKLSWLPDGVDACLVQGLCGEYGICTYKPLPTCTCPSGFSLNVPSDWSKGCSPPFNLTQLTQDTSKLDFLELPYTDYYGYDLETYQLGISFEACRNSCLVDSRCLGFGYALDGLGQCYPKSLLLNGYRMSNVKSILYVKIPKDFLTPGAVQSKLEAHDLSCSAARFFVSSDLETEKGNGNQYMKYLIGFVSSFAIIEAICIGLAWWYVFRKQAHEELVNMGYMTLATNAVGFKHFTYAELKKVTNDFKQEIGKGGFGTVYKGVLDGERFVAVKRLEGILQGDAEFWAEVSVIGNINHMNLVKLYGFCADNNHKLLVYEYLENGSLDKLLFSDVELGLEKRYKIALGTAKGLSYLHEECLEWVLHCDVKPQNILLDDHLEPKVADFGMSKLFKDINDEGNGFSRVRGTRGYMAPEWMVNLKIDAKADVYSYGIVLLELLTGKSASILLSAFAREYIEHNQLVQCVTEKIRVEGIKEVIDPRLHHDFNKKKLERLMKVALLCVQEDRSARPAMSKVVELLLE from the coding sequence ATGCCAAGCTTAAAGCAAGGGAACTCCTTGAAAGTTGAGGAAGAGAGCAACTTCTTGGTTTCACCAAATGGAACCTTTTCGAGCGGATTTTACAAAGTTGGCGCCAATGCCTCCTGTTATTCAATATGGTTCACAAATAGTGCCGACAAAACAGTTGTCTGGATGGCTAATCGAGATAAGCCTGTCAGCGAAAGACGCTCGAAGCTAACCCTCCATGGAAATGGCAACCTGGTTTTGACTGATGCACTAGGTTCGGTTGTGTGGTCAACCAACACAATCTCTAAGGAAGTCATGGAACTTCAGCTTCTTGAAACAGGAAACTTGGTGCTGAGGAACCAAGACGACAGGATCATCTGGCAGAGTTTTGATTCTCCAACGGATACACTTCTACCATCACAACCACTCACCAAGAACACAACCTTGGTGTCCATGAGAAGCCAAGGTACATACTTATCTGGATTCTATAACTTCAAGTTCGATGATAACAGTATCTTGTTTCTCATCTACAATGGCCCTATACTTTCTAGTGTTTATTGGCCCCAGATTGTTTCAACTGTTTTTGAAAGTGGTAGAAATCCTTACAACAGCTCTAGAGTGGCAATTTTAGATGTGGCTGGACAATTTATATCTAGTGACAATATGCAGTTCTATGCATCTGACTATGGGGTTGGTCCAAAGCGGCGTTTAACAATGGATTATGATGGCATCTTAAGATTGTACAGTCTTGATGAATCAGCCGGGAATTGGAAACTGTCATGGTTGCCTGATGGTGTTGATGCATGCCTGGTTCAGGGCTTATGTGGTGAATATGGTATTTGCACATACAAACCACTACCTACTTGTACTTGCCCTTCAGGGTTTTCCCTAAACGTTCCCTCAGACTGGTCCAAAGGCTGCTCACCTCCCTTCAATTTGACTCAACTCACTCAAGATACAAGCAAGCTAGACTTCCTGGAGCTCCCTTACACAGATTACTATGGATATGACTTGGAAACCTATCAACTTGGAATTTCTTTTGAAGCATGCAGGAATTCATGCCTAGTGGATTCTAGATGCTTGGGATTCGGATATGCGCTGGACGGATTAGGACAATGTTACCCTAAGAGTCTTCTGCTTAATGGATACCGTATGTCAAATGTTAAGAGCATCTTGTATGTTAAGATTCCAAAAGATTTTCTGACCCCTGGTGCAGTCCAGAGCAAACTAGAAGCACATGATTTGAGTTGTTCCGCAGCTCGTTTTTTTGTAAGTAGTGATCTTGAAACAGAAAAGGGCAATGGAAATCAGTATATGAAATACCTTATCGGATTtgtgagttcctttgcaataatTGAAGCAATCTGCATTGGTTTGGCATGGTGGTATGTGTTCCGAAAACAAGCTCATGAGGAACTGGTGAACATGGGTTACATGACATTAGCCACAAATGCTGTAGGATTTAAACATTTCACCTATGCAGAACTAAAGAAAGTAACCAATGACTTCAAACAGGAGATAGGAAAAGGAGGGTTCGGAACAGTCTATAAAGGGGTTCTGGATGGTGAAAGATTTGTAGCTGTGAAGAGATTAGAAGGCATTCTGCAAGGAGATGCCGAATTTTGGGCAGAGGTGAGTGTCATAGGGAATATCAATCATATGAACTTGGTTAAACTATATGGTTTCTGTGCTGATAATAATCATAAGCTATTGGTGTATGAGTACCTGGAGAATGGATCCTTGGATAAACTCTTGTTCTCAGATGTTGAACTTGGATTGGAAAAGCGGTACAAGATTGCATTAGGCACTGCAAAGGGTTTGTCATATCTACATGAGGAGTGCCTTGAATGGGTACTCCACTGTGATGTAAAGCCTCAAAATATACTGTTAGATGACCATCTTGAACCTAAGGTGGCAGATTTTGGCATGTCCAAGTTGTTCAAAGACATTAATGATGAAGGCAATGGATTTTCTAGAGTTCGAGGCACCAGAGGTTATATGGCTCCAGAGTGGATGGTGAATCTGAAAATTGATGCAAAGGCAGATGTCTACAGCTATGGGATTGTTCTGTTGGAGCTACTGACTGGAAAGAGTGCTTCTATTCTGCTTTCAGCTTTTGCACGAGAGTACATTGAACACAACCAACTGGTACAATGTGTGACTGAAAAGATCAGAGTCGAAGGGATTAAGGAAGTGATAGATCCGCGACTTCATCATGATTTCAACAAAAAGAAGCTTGAAAGATTGATGAAGGTTGCTCTTTTGTGTGTACAAGAAGATCGAAGTGCAAGACCTGCCATGAGTAAGGTGGTGGAGCTTCTACTTGAGTAA
- the LOC112191254 gene encoding uncharacterized protein LOC112191254, whose protein sequence is MYWFLLPGSIQGEGWLPICEDKDVLDMLKFMPSNRILQIYIVGGGVRKKKEAELEDEGGGSPKEVDHQKYIGNVVEDLEEVIDGDLGVTTLHGAKVSSKASGKRNKGGRPKNKKDVVTHLTNQFINVKASETIAGDNLVAENRKRPRMKQKACKMKKKSRPYETRFMGEKSFAEVEGIQEEPESSDSDDPNFEDLVDSDYDLDDNDDEFLFKANADGDPDASHEFNEMGFAGDISDGEGEDSEKFDSGTDSTATEDEEERIQSGQRKKKKRWSKWREFQKEDMKNPQFELGMSFPNSDVFKDAVRVFSVKTKKLLTFKTNDRKRVEVVCITSEGCPFRIWASVNGKVSPTFYIKTINMEHKCSQLTRKNYHCNAPFIAKGYIDSFMVDKNWSREGIQAAVQRDYGMTPGYQMCYRAKKRAARIAEGTVEDQYNLLESYAAVLKKTNPNTSVWIERDVKGENVRRFKRIYICFGAMKKGWIEGCRPIIGVDGCHLKTVHKGQLLTAVGIDGNNFMYPIAWAVVEKETREAWTWFFKFLKDDLCLVNDYTYVFMSDKQKGYWRL, encoded by the coding sequence ATGtattggtttttgttacctggaagTATTCAGGGAGAAGGTTGGTTACCAATATGTGAAGACAAAGATGTGTTAGATATGTTGAAGTTTATGCCAAGTAATCGGATATTGCAGATTTACATTGTTGGGGGAGgtgtaagaaaaaaaaaggaagctgAGTTAGAGGATGAGGGTGGGGGTTCTCCTAAAGAAGTTGATCACCAAAAGTATATTGGCAATGTGGTAGAAGACTTGGAAGAAGTGATTGATGGTGATCTTGGTGTGACAACTTTACATGGGGCAAAGGTTTCAAGTAAGGCAAGTGGAAAGAGAAACAAGGGAGGTAGGCCAAAGAATAAGAAGGATGTGGTTACTCACTTGACAAACCAGTTTATAAATGTCAAGGCTAGTGAGACAATTGCAGGTGATAATCTAGTGGCTGAAAATAGAAAGAGACCTAGAATGAAGCAAAAAGCAtgcaagatgaagaagaaatccaGACCATATGAAACCAGATTTATGGGGGAAAAAAGTTTTGCTGAAGTAGAAGGCATTCAAGAAGAACCTGAATCTTCTGATAGTGATGATCCGAATTTTGAAGATCTAGTAGATAGTGACTACGACCTtgatgataatgatgatgaGTTTCTGTTTAAGGCCAATGCCGATGGTGACCCTGATGCTAGTCATGAGTTCAATGAAATGGGATTTGCGGGTGACATTTCAGATGGAGAAGGTGAAGATTCTGAGAAGTTTGATAGTGGAACTGATTCAACAGCAactgaggatgaagaagaaagaattcaAAGTGggcaaaggaaaaagaagaaaaggtggTCCAAATGGAGAGAATTCCAaaaagaagacatgaagaatcCTCAATTTGAGCTCGGCATGTCATTTCCAAATTCAGATGTGTTCAAGGATGCTGTTAGGGTGTTCTCAGTGAAGACAAAAAAATTGCTCACATTTAAAACCAATGATAGGAAAAGGGTGGAGGTGGTGTGCATAACAAGTGAAGGCTGTCCATTTAGGATTTGGGCTTCTGTTAATGGCAAAGTTTCACCTACATTCTACATAAAGACAATAAACATGGAGCACAAATGCAGTCAGTTGACCAgaaagaactatcattgcaatGCTCCATTTATTGCTAAAGGTTACATCGATTCTTTCATGGTAGATAAGAATTGGTCAAGGGAAGGCATACAAGCTGCTGTGCAAAGAGATTATGGTATGACACCCGGTTACCAGATGTGTTACAGGGCTAAAAAAAGGGCAGCAAGGATTGCAGAAGGTACAGTTGAGGATCAATACAATCTGTTAGAGTCCTATGCAGCAGTTCTAAAGAAGACAAACCCTAACACTTCAGTGTGGATTGAAAGAGATGTAAAGGGTGAAAATGTTAGAAGGTTCAAAAGAATATACATATGCTTTGGTGCTATGAAGAAGGGATGGATAGAAGGCTGCAGACCAATAATTGGTGTTGATGGATGCCATTTGAAGACCGTACACAAAGGGCAATTACTGACAGCTGTTGGCATAGACGGGAACAATTTCATGTACCCTATAGCATGGGCTGTCGTTgagaaagaaacaagggaagcaTGGACATGGTTCTTCAAGTTTCTCAAAGATGATTTGTGCCTCGTAAATGACTACACCTATGTGTTTATGAGTGACAAGCAAAAGGGATATTGGAGGCTGTGA
- the LOC112191657 gene encoding putative receptor protein kinase ZmPK1: MKYRAFSVSFLCLLCFATAKTLGSLKRGSSLSVEDDSDFLTSPDKSFTCGFHGVGTNAYWFSIWFTSSKDRTIVWMANRDKPVNGLGSRVYLSRDGSMVLTDVDGAIIWKSSTNSSTSTVAERAELLDSGNLVLKDPSGKILWQSFDFPTDTLLPNQRFRKTNKLISNLGRGDFGTGYFSFYFDNDNVLKLMYDGPDISSLYWPDLDYSVFQNGRNAYNSSRVAVLDELGSFSSSDELQFSAFDMGLRVKRRLSMDYDGNLRLYSLNSSTGLWIITWQAMVELCKVHGICGQNGICIYTPGPKCSCPPGYEVADPSNLNLGCKRKFKKRTCSKSQEEKFVQIPQVDFYGFDLNFSNTVSIDDCRQLCLGDCRCEAFSYRLNGEGRCYTKSALFNGYKSPDFVGSIYLRMPVSVEAPLLVTRLNALDSCKSTEAQKMGSASMYDNTSKRVRWAYLYWFATAAGAVEILFILSGWWLLFRRHGARAPIEDGYHVISSQFRMFRYAELKKATKTFKEELGRGASGAVFKGVLEDERVVAVKKLADIYQGEDVFWAEVSIIGKINHMNLVRIWGFCSEDKHRLLVSEFIENGSLDKHLFPPNFLGWQERFKVAIGVAKGLAYLHHECLEWVIHCDVKPENILLDSNFEAKIADFGLAKLTQRGSQSSMFSKVRGTKGYMAPEWALNLPITAKVDVYSYGVVILELVKGIRLSNWALEDSEEQEAELTRCVRIVKRKIQCGEDSWMEDMLDPRLKGQFSRKQAEKMVEIGISCVEEDRSRRPTMDSVLQDLLECEGESYVHL, encoded by the coding sequence ATGAAGTACAGAGCTTTTTCAGTCTCCTTTCTATGTCTTCTCTGTTTTGCAACTGCAAAAACCCTAGGTAGTCTAAAGAGAGGATCTTCTCTTTCAGTGGAGGATGATTCAGATTTCCTAACCTCACCAGACAAGTCTTTCACGTGTGGGTTTCATGGGGTTGGCACAAATGCCTACTGGTTCTCAATTTGGTTCACAAGCTCAAAAGACAGGACCATTGTTTGGATGGCCAACAGGGACAAGCCAGTCAATGGCTTGGGGTCTAGAGTCTATCTGAGCCGAGATGGCTCGATGGTCTTGACTGATGTAGATGGAGCCATCATCTGGAAGAGCAGCACCAACTCGAGTACCAGTACTGTTGCTGAAAGAGCTGAGCTTTTGGATTCTGGCAACCTTGTTCTGAAGGACCCCAGTGGTAAAATTCTATGGCAAAGCTTTGATTTTCCTACTGATACTTTGCTCCCAAACCAACGCTTTAGAAAGACCAATAAGTTGATTTCTAATTTGGGAAGAGGGGATTTTGGTACTGGCtattttagtttctattttgatAATGATAATGTTTTGAAGTTGATGTATGATGGTCCTGATATTTCTAGCTTGTACTGGCCTGACCTTGATTATAGTGTGTTTCAGAATGGCAGAAATGCTTATAATAGTAGTAGAGTTGCAGTTTTAGATGAACTTGGTAGTTTTTCGTCTAGTGATGAACTGCAATTTAGTGCTTTTGACATGGGTTTGAGAGTGAAAAGGAGGTTGTCGATGGATTATGATGGAAATCTAAGACTTTATAGTCTTAATAGCTCAACAGGATTGTGGATAATCACATGGCAAGCGATGGTGGAGCTTTGTAAGGTTCATGGGATATGTGGGCAAAATGGGATTTGTATATATACACCAGGGCCAAAGTGTTCATGTCCTCCTGGCTATGAAGTAGCTGATCCAAGTAACTTAAACTTGGGCTGCAAGCGTAAGTTCAAGAAGCGTACATGCTCGAAGTCCCAAGAAGAGAAATTTGTGCAGATTCCGCAAGTAgatttctatggatttgatctcAATTTCAGTAACACAGTTTCAATTGATGATTGCAGACAGCTCTGCTTGGGGGATTGCCGGTGTGAGGCATTTAGCTATAGGCTAAATGGGGAAGGGAGGTGTTACACCAAAAGTGCTCTTTTCAATGGCTACAAGTCTCCAGATTTTGTGGGCAGTATATACTTGAGAATGCCTGTGAGTGTGGAAGCACCATTACTAGTCACCAGGCTCAATGCCCTGGATTCATGTAAGAGTACTGAGGCCCAAAAAATGGGTTCTGCTTCAATGTATGACAATACTAGTAAAAGGGTAAGATGGGCATATCTGTATTGGTTTGCTACTGCAGCTGGTGCAGTTGAAATTCTCTTCATACTTTCAGGTTGGTGGTTACTTTTCAGAAGACATGGCGCTAGAGCTCCTATCGAAGATGGATATCATGTGATTTCGAGTCAATTTAGAATGTTTCGGTACGCTGAGCTCAAGAAGGCGACCAAAACATTCAAGGAAGAGCTGGGAAGAGGGGCTTCTGGGGCTGTGTTTAAGGGTGTTCTGGAAGATGAGAGAGTGGTTGCTGTGAAGAAATTGGCAGACATTTATCAAGGTGAAGATGTGTTTTGGGCGGAAGTAAGCATAATTGGTAAAATCAATCACATGAACCTAGTGAGAATATGGGGATTCTGTTCAGAAGATAAACACAGACTCCTGGTGTCTGAGTTTATTGAAAATGGATCACTAGACAAGCACTTGTTCCCCCCAAATTTTCTTGGATGGCAAGAAAGGTTTAAAGTTGCAATAGGGGTTGCAAAGGGTTTAGCCTATCTTCACCATGAGTGTCTAGAATGGGTTATACATTGTGATGTGAAGCCTGAAAATATACTCTTAGACAGTAACTTTGAGGCAAAGATTGCAGATTTCGGGCTAGCAAAGTTGACTCAGAGAGGCAGCCAGAGCTCTATGTTCTCAAAAGTTCGAGGAACAAAAGGGTATATGGCCCCGGAGTGGGCTCTAAACCTTCCAATCACTGCGAAAGTGGATGTTTACAGTTACGGAGTGGTGATTCTAGAGTTGGTGAAGGGCATTCGACTTTCGAATTGGGCATTGGAGGATAGCGAGGAGCAAGAGGCAGAGCTGACTAGGTGTGTGAGGATAGTGAAAAGGAAGATTCAATGTGGAGAAGATTCATGGATGGAGGATATGTTGGATCCAAGACTAAAAGGGCAGTTCAGCAGGAAACAAGCAGAAAAGATGGTTGAGATTGGTATTTCTTGTGTGGAAGAAGATAGGAGCAGAAGACCAACAATGGATTCAGTATTACAAGATTTGCTAGAATGTGAAGGTGAGTCCTATGTGcatctgtaa